CCATGGTCTTGGCATGGATGTGAGGCGGGCGGGATGAGCCAACGTTTCCAGCCCGAAGACACCGCGATTCCCGGCCTGACGCTGCTGACCCGCAGCCGGTTTGGCGACGAGCGTGGTTTTCTCAGTCGGTTGTTTTGCGGTGAAGAACTTGCAGCTTTTGGCTGGCCGGGGCCGGTCTTGCAGGTCAACGAAACCGGCACGGTGCAAAAAGGCACCGTGCGCGGCCTGCATTTTCAGCACGCCCCTTTTGGCGAGTGGAAACTGGTGACCTGCGTCGAAGGCACAATCCTCGACGTGGCCTTGGATCTGCGCAAGGGCTCGTCGAGCTTTCTCCAGCATGTCTGTGTCGAGCTGTCGGGCGACAATTGCCGCTCGCTGCTGATCCCGCCGGGTTTTGCCCATGGCTTTCAGGCACTGAGCGACACCGTGCGGATGATTTATACCCATTCCGCGCCTTACCGTGCTGAGGCTGAAGGCGGGCTTCACCCGCAGGATGCAAGGATCGGCATCACCTGGCCTTTGCCGGTTGAGCGGCTGTCAGCCCGAGACCAGAGCCATCCGCTGATCCAGCCCGATTTTGAAGGACTGATTGCATGAATTGCCGCCATTGCGGATCGCTTCGAATGCGACCCTTTCTCGATCTTGGCACCGCGCCGCCCTCCAATTCCTATGTGAAGGCCGAGGATTTGGCAAAGCCGGAGCTTTGGTATCCGCTGGTCATCCGGGTCTGCGAGGACTGCCTTTTGGTGCAGACCGAGGATTTCGCCGCCCGCGAAACCTTCTTCTCCCATGATTATGCTTATTTTTCCTCGTTTTCCTCGTCCTGGCTGGCGCATGCCAAATCCTATGTCGAGGTTATGAGCAAACGGTTCGGGCTTAACGACGGCGCGAAGGTCGTGGAAGTGGCCGCCAATGACGGCTACCTGCTGCAATATGTGCGTGAGCGCGGCATCGCCTGCCTGGGTGTCGAACCGACGGCCAGCACGGCCCGCGCCGCGCGCGACAAGGGTATTGATATCGTTGAAGAGTTTTTCGGCGTGGCGCTGGCGAAAAAGCTGGTGGCCGACGGCTGGGCCGCCGATCTGACCGCCGCCAACAATGTGCTGGCGCATGTGCCTGACATCAACGATTTCGTCGCAGGCTTTGCCCAATTGCTGAAACCGGAGGGCGTTGCCACCTTCGAATTTCCGCATCTGATGAACATGATCGCCGAGCGCCAGTTCGATACGGCCTATCACGAGCATTATTCCTATCTGTCGCTGCTGGCCGTCGATCGGATTTTCGCCGCTAACGGCCTGATGGTGTTCGATGTGGAAACCACGCCCTGGCATGGCGGTAGCCTGCGGGTGCTGGCCTGCCGGGCCGACAGCAAGGCGCATGTCCGCACACCGGCTGTTGCGGCGATGCTGGCGCGTGAAAGTGCGGCCGGTCTTGATGCCGTGACCGGCTATGACGGTTTCCAGACTGAGGCCGAAGCCGTGCGCGACGATTTCCTGTCCTTCCTGATCGACTGCAATCGGAAAGGCCTGTCTGTTGCCGCCTACGGTGCAGCGGCCAAGGGCAATACGCTGTTGAACTTCGCCGGCCTCAAAGCCGGTCAGATTGCTTTCGTCGTCGACAAGAACCCGGCCAAGCAAGGCATGTTCCTTCCCGGAAGCCGCGTGCCGATTGTTTCGGAAGAGGTTCTGAAAACCCGTAAACCTGACAGACTGGTGATCCTCCCATGGAATCTGACGGCAGAAATCAAACAACAGCTTTCCTATATCGCCGATTGGGGTGGGAAATTCGTGACCGCGGTGCCGAACCTGACAGTCCATCCATAACGGCGGACGCCACCATAACGCAGGAGAGCCAGCCGATCCTGCCGAGAGACACGCTGCCACGTCCCGGCGATGCAATCAGCGCCAAATAGTGGCTGGCACAAAGCGTAGATCCAGGAGACCCTCGATGACCGACAAGCCAACCCTTTCGATTTGCGTGCCTTCGCGCAACCGGCAAATCTATTTCCAAAAGACCATTGCGGGACTGTTGCGCAACACGCGTACCGATGTCGAGTTCATTTTTACCGACAATTCCGACGATCCCACCGTGATGAACGATTTCATGGCGAACCTCGCGACGGATAAGCGTATTGTCTATCTTCCTACAACCGATCGTGTCCTGTCGATGATGGACAATTGGGAGCGGACGATTCATGCCAGCCGAGGCGAGTGGGTGGTGTTCATCGGCGACGACGATTTCATCGAGCCTGACGTCGCCGGACTGATCCTGCGGATTGTCGAGATTAATCCGGCTATGGAGGCATTAACCTGGGGGATTTTGAATTATTCCTGGCCGGTTGAAGGAGAAGCGGTCTGTACCGTGGTTGTGCCGTTTGATCGAAGCGTCATGCGTGTACCCAGGGCGGAACCGATGCGCCGGATGTTTGGCTGGCACGAGTCGACATCCGTTCCAACGTCGGGCTTTTCCATTTACCATTCCGCTATCAGGCGAAGGCTGCTGGATCGGATCTATGCCAAATATCATCACCGTTACTTTGAGCATCCCGTTGTTGACTACGATATTGCGATGAAAGTGATCTGCGAAGCGCAGGACTTCGTGGTGTGCCAACGGCCATTCTCAATGCTCGGAGCCTGCCCCCAGAGCAATTCTTTTTCCATCGGTCGCTTGGAAGACACCAAGATGCGGGCCAAAATTTTCATGGACGAATTCGGCAAGAATTTTGAAGAAGACCCGACGCTGCGGGATTTCCCATTCAGCTCCTTTCTGGGCTGTACGGCGACCATTGGCGTCACCCAGCAATGGTTCCGGAAGACTTATAATGTCAACTATACGGGGTGGGAAAAGGGCTATGCAATCGCCTGCGCACTCAATACCGAAACCTATCGAGACAGGGAGGCCTTTGACATCATTCGCGCAGGTTACGAGACGGCCTTCCGCAATTGGCAGGGGGGAAGGTTTCTGTCACATTACCAACCGGTGTGGCGCGGCGACATACCCGTGACGCCCATGAGCGGTGCGACCTCTGCCGGGGTGATGGTGCTTGCCGATATCGCTGGGGCAACGTCCCCTGCCGAGCTTTGGGATGTCGTTTCGGCGATGATTGTGGCTCCCGACGATATTCTCGTCCGTCCGACAGGCTTGCGTCTGCAGAGCGAAGAGGAGTTTGCCACGAATGAACTTATGCGGCTCGAAGGAAATATGCGTGTTGGCAGTTCTGAAAAGGCAGTTCCCGGCAAGCCGGTCGCCATGCGCAATGACCGACATACCAGAGGCCGGCGGCGCTGAACTTAATCGCCTTCCTGTCTTCAAAGATCGACCAAGTTACCTACCGTAGTGCGTCACCGTCGTGGTGGCTTTTCAGCCGTCCTG
The Allorhizobium ampelinum S4 genome window above contains:
- a CDS encoding class I SAM-dependent methyltransferase gives rise to the protein MNCRHCGSLRMRPFLDLGTAPPSNSYVKAEDLAKPELWYPLVIRVCEDCLLVQTEDFAARETFFSHDYAYFSSFSSSWLAHAKSYVEVMSKRFGLNDGAKVVEVAANDGYLLQYVRERGIACLGVEPTASTARAARDKGIDIVEEFFGVALAKKLVADGWAADLTAANNVLAHVPDINDFVAGFAQLLKPEGVATFEFPHLMNMIAERQFDTAYHEHYSYLSLLAVDRIFAANGLMVFDVETTPWHGGSLRVLACRADSKAHVRTPAVAAMLARESAAGLDAVTGYDGFQTEAEAVRDDFLSFLIDCNRKGLSVAAYGAAAKGNTLLNFAGLKAGQIAFVVDKNPAKQGMFLPGSRVPIVSEEVLKTRKPDRLVILPWNLTAEIKQQLSYIADWGGKFVTAVPNLTVHP
- a CDS encoding glycosyltransferase family 2 protein; the encoded protein is MTDKPTLSICVPSRNRQIYFQKTIAGLLRNTRTDVEFIFTDNSDDPTVMNDFMANLATDKRIVYLPTTDRVLSMMDNWERTIHASRGEWVVFIGDDDFIEPDVAGLILRIVEINPAMEALTWGILNYSWPVEGEAVCTVVVPFDRSVMRVPRAEPMRRMFGWHESTSVPTSGFSIYHSAIRRRLLDRIYAKYHHRYFEHPVVDYDIAMKVICEAQDFVVCQRPFSMLGACPQSNSFSIGRLEDTKMRAKIFMDEFGKNFEEDPTLRDFPFSSFLGCTATIGVTQQWFRKTYNVNYTGWEKGYAIACALNTETYRDREAFDIIRAGYETAFRNWQGGRFLSHYQPVWRGDIPVTPMSGATSAGVMVLADIAGATSPAELWDVVSAMIVAPDDILVRPTGLRLQSEEEFATNELMRLEGNMRVGSSEKAVPGKPVAMRNDRHTRGRRR
- a CDS encoding dTDP-4-dehydrorhamnose 3,5-epimerase family protein; the protein is MSQRFQPEDTAIPGLTLLTRSRFGDERGFLSRLFCGEELAAFGWPGPVLQVNETGTVQKGTVRGLHFQHAPFGEWKLVTCVEGTILDVALDLRKGSSSFLQHVCVELSGDNCRSLLIPPGFAHGFQALSDTVRMIYTHSAPYRAEAEGGLHPQDARIGITWPLPVERLSARDQSHPLIQPDFEGLIA